The Panicum hallii strain FIL2 chromosome 9, PHallii_v3.1, whole genome shotgun sequence genome has a window encoding:
- the LOC112876017 gene encoding uncharacterized protein LOC112876017 translates to MAFASGGGAGAGGPQVLTARFVRQVVLGRWFMVFACLLILSASGATYIFSIYSKVLKSSLGYDQRTLNTLSFFKDLGANVGVLSGLINEVTPPWVVLAMGAVMNLAGYLMIYLAIDGRTARPPVWLMCIYICVGANSQSFANTGALVTCVKNFPESRGIVLGLLKGFVGLSGAIFTQLYLAIYGDDAKSLVLLIAWLPAAISILFVHTVRIMPYPRPSRRGAGSSAATSNDAFFCFLYISIALATYILVMIVVQKQVNFSHAAYGVSAAALLLVLFLPLAVVVKQEYRIQKELEESLREAPTVTVEKPAASLQMAPAAEPAPKSQQSTTAGERETEARPPSSCLGACLRHMFSPPAQGEDFTILQALVSVDMLVLFLATICGVGGTLTAIDNMGQIGQSLGYPAKSINTFVSLISIWNYAGRVTAGFASEIFLARYKFPRPLMLTLVLLLSCVGHLLIAFGVPQSLYVASVVIGFCFGAQWPLLFAIISEVFGLKYYSTLYNFGSVASPIGAYVLNVRVAGALYDVEAAKQHGGSLAAGDKSCIGVQCFRKAFLIITAATVAGVLVSLVLVWRTRNFYKGDIYAKFRDNAAAAEEEEEDPKRPQEAEGESTAVNGRKG, encoded by the coding sequence ATGGCGTTCGCGTccgggggcggcgccggcgccggcggcccgcAGGTGCTGACGGCGCGGTTCGTCCGGCAGGTGGTGCTGGGCCGGTGGTTCATGGTGTTCGCGTGCCTGCTCATCCTGTCGGCGTCGGGGGCGACGTACATCTTCAGCATCTACTCCAAGGTGCTCAAGTCGTCGCTGGGGTACGACCAGCGCACGCTCAACACGCTCTCCTTCTTCAAGGACCTGGGCGCCAACGTCGGCGTCCTCTCGGGGCTCATCAACGAGGTCACGCCGCCGTGGGTCGTGCTCGCCATGGGCGCCGTCATGAACCTGGCGGGCTACCTCATGATCTACCTCGCCATCGACGGGCGCACCGCGCGGCCCCCCGTGTGGCTCATGTGCATCTACATCTGCGTGGGGGCCAACTCGCAGTCCTTCGCCAACACGGGGGCGCTCGTCACCTGCGTCAAGAACTTCCCGGAGAGCCGCGGCATCGTGCTGGGCCTGCTCAAGGGCTTCGTCGGCCTCAGCGGCGCCATCTTCACGCAGCTCTACCTCGCCATCTACGGCGACGACGCCAAGTCGCTCGTGCTGCTCATCGCCTGGCTCCCCGCCGCAATCTCCATCCTCTTCGTCCACACCGTCCGCATCATGCCGTACCCGCGCCCcagccggcgcggcgcgggctcGTCGGCGGCGACCAGCAATGACgccttcttctgcttcctctACATCTCCATCGCGCTGGCCACCTACATCCTCGTCATGATCGTCGTGCAGAAGCAGGTCAACTTCTCGCACGCCGCCTACGGGGTGTCGGCCGCGGCGCTGCTCCTCGTCCTCTTCCtgccgctcgccgtcgtcgtcaAGCAGGAGTACAGGATCcagaaggagctcgaggagtCCCTCCGCGAGGCCCCCACGGTGACCGTCGAGAAACCAGCTGCCTCGCTGCAGATGGCGCCGGCAGCTGAGCCGGCGCCCAAGAGCCAGCAGAGCACCACCGCTGGGGAAAGGGAAACAGAGGCGAGGCCGCCGTCCAGTTGCCTGGGGGCGTGCCTGAGGCACATGTTCAGCCCGCCGGCGCAGGGGGAGGACTTCACCATCCTGCAGGCCCTGGTGAGCGTGGACATGCTGGTGCTGTTCCTGGCGACCATCTGCGGCGTCGGCGGCACGCTGACGGCGATCGACAACATGGGCCAGATCGGCCAGTCCCTGGGATACCCGGCCAAGAGCATCAACACCTTCGTCTCCCTCATCAGCATCTGGAACTACGCGGGGCGCGTGACCGCCGGGTTCGCCTCCGAGATCTTCCTGGCGCGGTACAAGTTCCCGCGGCCGCTGATGCTGACGCTGGTGCTTCTGCTGTCGTGCGTCGGCCACCTCCTCATCGCCTTCGGCGTGCCGCAGTCGCTGTACGTGGCGTCGGTGGTGATCGGCTTCTGCTTCGGCGCGCAGTGGCCGCTGCTGTTCGCCATAATCTCCGAGGTGTTCGGGCTCAAGTACTACTCCACGCTCTACAACTTCGGGTCCGTGGCGAGCCCCATCGGCGCGTACGTGCTCAACGTCCGCGTCGCCGGCGCCCTCTACGACGTGGAGGCCGCGAAGCAGCACGGCGGGTCACTGGCCGCCGGCGACAAGTCCTGCATCGGCGTGCAGTGCTTCCGCAAGGCGTTCCTGATCATCACGGCCGCCACGGTGGCCGGCGTGCTCGTGTCGCTGGTGCTGGTGTGGCGGACCAGGAACTTCTACAAGGGCGAcatctacgccaagttcagggacaacgccgccgccgccgaggaggaggaggaggatccgAAGCGGCCGCAGGAGGCGGAGGGGGAGTCAACGGCGGTCAACGGGAGGAAGGGGTAG
- the LOC112873694 gene encoding SEC12-like protein 1 isoform X1 has product MAGNGGEGAVGKVTCAAWIRRREDDGPPGVSRLLVAFGRDATASSPPLVDLLEFDAGASALASEPLVRVVVGEEAADTPRTIAVHPGGRELVCATAKGCRVFKLLFRDFGIHLIPNDASPIQSVGPQKCLTFSTDGTKFAIGGEDGHLRIFHWPSLNVILDEPKAHRSFRDMDISLDSELLVSTSNDGSARIWKIDEGSPLINLTKSLDEKIEYCRFSRDGTKPFLFCTLVKGHNILTMAVDISNWKRIGYKRFSAKPISTLSVSLDGKYLALGNRDGDFCVVEVKTMQVAHWSKKVHLGSPISSIEFCPTERVVISTSHQWGAEITKLDVPPEWKVWQIWLVLLSLFVSSAVLFYLFFKHARLNLLP; this is encoded by the exons ATGGCAGGGAATGGCGGCGAGGGTGCGGTCGGGAAGGTGACCTGCGCTGCGTGGATACGGCGGCGGGAGGATGACGGGCCGCCCGGCGTCAGCCGCCTCCTTGTGGCGTTCGGGCGCGACGCCACGGCGTCGTCCCCGCCGCTCGTCGACCTCCTCGAGTTCGACGCCGGGGCCTCCGCCCTCGCCTCCGAGCCCCTG GTGAGGGTCGTCGTGGGCGAGGAGGCAGCCGACACGCCGCGGACGATCGCCGTGCACCCCGGCGGCCGGGAGTTGGTCTGCGCCACCGCCAAAGGGTGCAG GGTGTTCAAGCTGCTTTTTAGAGATTTTGGTATTCACCTTATTCCAAACGATGCTTCACCAATCCAATCTGTTGGGCCTCAAAAATGTTTAACCTTCAGCACTGATGGTACTAAGTTTGCTATTGGTGGTGAG GATGGACATCTCAGAATATTTCATTGGCCAAGTCTCAATGTGATTTTGGACGAACCTAAAGCTCACAGATCCTTCCGTGACATGGACATCAG CTTAGATTCAGAATTGTTAGTGTCGACATCTAATGATGGTTCTGCGAGAATATGGAAGATTGATGAGGGGTCTCCACTGATCAATTTGACAAAATCTCTG GATGAGAAGATTGAGTATTGCCGCTTTTCTAGGGATGGAACTAAACCTTTCTTGTTTTGCACACTTGTAAAAG GGCATAACATTTTGACTATGGCTGTGGACATAAGTAATTGGAAAAGAATCGGATACAAACGGTTTTCAGCAAAGCCCATTTCCACGCTATCAGTTAGCTTGGATGGGAAGTATCTTGCACT AGGAAACCGTGATGGCGACTTTTGTGTCGTGGAAGTAAAGACAATGCAGGTCGCTCACTGGAGCAAGAAGGTTCATCTTGGCTCTCCAATTTCTTCCATTGAATTTTGCCCTACTGAAAG GGTTGTAATCTCCACCTCACATCAATGGGGAGCAGAGATAACAAAACTTGACGTCCCTCCTGAATGGAAAG TGTGGCAAATCTGGCTGGTACTGCTAAGCCTCTTCGTGTCATCTGCCGTCCTCTTCTACCTGTTCTTCAAGCACGCAAGACTCAACTTGTTGCCCTGA
- the LOC112873694 gene encoding SEC12-like protein 1 isoform X2 translates to MAGNGGEGAVGKVTCAAWIRRREDDGPPGVSRLLVAFGRDATASSPPLVDLLEFDAGASALASEPLVRVVVGEEAADTPRTIAVHPGGRELVCATAKGCRVFKLLFRDFGIHLIPNDASPIQSVGPQKCLTFSTDGTKFAIGGEDGHLRIFHWPSLNVILDEPKAHRSFRDMDISLDSELLVSTSNDGSARIWKIDEGSPLINLTKSLDEKIEYCRFSRDGTKPFLFCTLVKGHNILTMAVDISNWKRIGYKRFSAKPISTLSVSLDGKYLALGNRDGDFCVVEVKTMQVAHWSKKVHLGSPISSIEFCPTERVVISTSHQWGAEITKLDVPPEWKAS, encoded by the exons ATGGCAGGGAATGGCGGCGAGGGTGCGGTCGGGAAGGTGACCTGCGCTGCGTGGATACGGCGGCGGGAGGATGACGGGCCGCCCGGCGTCAGCCGCCTCCTTGTGGCGTTCGGGCGCGACGCCACGGCGTCGTCCCCGCCGCTCGTCGACCTCCTCGAGTTCGACGCCGGGGCCTCCGCCCTCGCCTCCGAGCCCCTG GTGAGGGTCGTCGTGGGCGAGGAGGCAGCCGACACGCCGCGGACGATCGCCGTGCACCCCGGCGGCCGGGAGTTGGTCTGCGCCACCGCCAAAGGGTGCAG GGTGTTCAAGCTGCTTTTTAGAGATTTTGGTATTCACCTTATTCCAAACGATGCTTCACCAATCCAATCTGTTGGGCCTCAAAAATGTTTAACCTTCAGCACTGATGGTACTAAGTTTGCTATTGGTGGTGAG GATGGACATCTCAGAATATTTCATTGGCCAAGTCTCAATGTGATTTTGGACGAACCTAAAGCTCACAGATCCTTCCGTGACATGGACATCAG CTTAGATTCAGAATTGTTAGTGTCGACATCTAATGATGGTTCTGCGAGAATATGGAAGATTGATGAGGGGTCTCCACTGATCAATTTGACAAAATCTCTG GATGAGAAGATTGAGTATTGCCGCTTTTCTAGGGATGGAACTAAACCTTTCTTGTTTTGCACACTTGTAAAAG GGCATAACATTTTGACTATGGCTGTGGACATAAGTAATTGGAAAAGAATCGGATACAAACGGTTTTCAGCAAAGCCCATTTCCACGCTATCAGTTAGCTTGGATGGGAAGTATCTTGCACT AGGAAACCGTGATGGCGACTTTTGTGTCGTGGAAGTAAAGACAATGCAGGTCGCTCACTGGAGCAAGAAGGTTCATCTTGGCTCTCCAATTTCTTCCATTGAATTTTGCCCTACTGAAAG GGTTGTAATCTCCACCTCACATCAATGGGGAGCAGAGATAACAAAACTTGACGTCCCTCCTGAATGGAAAG CCTCCTGA
- the LOC112875394 gene encoding probable GTP-binding protein OBGC2 isoform X1, whose protein sequence is MALLLHPRLPSHPPRAATQHHPAISDGSCLVPLPGLAWKRMPFAVTCRAARVKEAAPTTRAAPPPPASLAKEAHKYFDHAVVTVRAGDGGHGAVLAMPPAPSADAAKPRGRFNRVEKKSKKVSYKRNYDGSVALPTGGHGGDVVVYADEAEETLLRFHEKARYCAKRGGNVGAAGGTLSSRMHSGFAGETLRIPVPVGTVVKRKKGTVLADLDHPGDEVLVARGGQGGISLIDVPEYRRRKAMALSPNIIRDASDKVLTHGQPGEEVSLELILRVVADVGLVGLPNAGKSTLLSAITLARPDIADYPFTTLMPNLGRLGGDPALGALQFSSEATLADLPGLIEGAHLGKGLGRNFLRHLRRTRAIVHVVDAAADDPVNDYKIVREELRMYNPQYLERPYVVVLNKIDLPKAHDRLSSLALEISSIGCEEAHNKNDINDTRNANISKHQVPLDAEVEGSEKELEDYPRPQAVVAASVLRHIGIDEMLKEIRAALRKCFDHKLPEP, encoded by the exons ATGGCGCTTCTCCTCCACCCCCGCCTCCCCTCCCACCCTCCCCGCGCGGCCACCCAGCACCACCCCGCCATCTCGGACGGCTCTTGCCTCgttcccctccccggccttgcgtGGAAGCGAATGCCGTTCGCGGTCACGTGCCGGGCGGCAAGGGTCAAGGAGGCCGCTCCGAccacgcgcgccgccccgcccccgccggcgtCGCTGGCGAAGGAGGCGCACAAGTACTTCGACCACGCCGTGGTCACGGTCCgcgcgggcgacggcgggcaCGGCGCCGTGCTCGCCATGCCGCCCGCGCCATCCGCCGACGCCGCCAAGCCCCGCGGCAGGTTTAACAGGGTCGAGAAGAAGAGCAAGAAGGTGTCGTACAAGCGGAACTACGACGGGTCGGTGGCGCTGCCTACGGGCGGGCACGGTGGCGATGTCGTGGTTTACGCCGACGAGGCCGAGGAGACACTGCTGCGGTTCCATGAGAAGGCGCGGTACTGTGCCAAGAGGGGCGGGAACGTGGGCGCCGCCGGTGGCACGCTGAGCTCGCGGATGCACAGCGGGTTCGCCGGGGAGACGCTCAGGATACCCGTGCCTGTAG GAACTGTTGTGAAGCGCAAGAAGGGGACTGTTCTTGCTGATTTGGATCATCCCGGTGATGAAGTGCTCGTTGCTAGGGGTGGACAGGGCGGG ATCAGCTTGATAGATGTGCCTGAGTACAGGAGGAGGAAAGCCATGGCTTTATCACCAAACATCATTCGTGATGCTAGTGACAAG GTATTAACTCATGGTCAACCTGGTGAGGAAGTAAGCTTGGAGTTAATCTTAAGGGTAGTTGCTGATGTTGGCCTTGTG GGACTTCCAAATGCTGGAAAGTCAACACTTCTATCGGCTATAACTCTTGCAAGACCAGACATTGCCGATTATCCATTCACTACATTAATGCCAAATCTTGGCCGGCTTGGTGGAGATCCTGCTTTAGGGGCGCTGCAGTTTTCCTCGGAAGCAACATTGGCAGATCTGCCAGGTCTGATTGAGGGCGCTCATCTGGGAAAG GGTCTTGGTCGCAATTTCTTGAGACATCTAAGGAGAACTAGAGCAATTGTCCATGTCGTTGATGCTGCTGCAGATGACCCTGTGAATGATTATAAAATTGTCAGAGAA GAATTAAGGATGTATAACCCCCAATACCTAGAGCGACCTTATGTTGTGGTTCTGAACAAGATTGATCTTCCTAAG GCCCATGATAGGCTATCATCACTGGCTTTGGAAATATCTTCAATTGGATGTGAAGAAGCCCATAACAAAAATGACATCAATGATACCAGAAATGCAAACATAAGCAAACATCAGGTTCCATTGGACGCTGAAGTTGAAGGCAGCGAAAAGGAACTTGAGGACTATCCAAGACCTCAAGCTGTTGTTGCTGCAAGCGTATT GAGGCACATTGGGATCGATGAGATGCTGAAGGAGATAAGGGCAGCCCTGAGAAAATGCTTTGATCACAAATTGCCAGAGCCATGA
- the LOC112875394 gene encoding probable GTP-binding protein OBGC2 isoform X2, with protein sequence MALLLHPRLPSHPPRAATQHHPAISDGSCLVPLPGLAWKRMPFAVTCRAARVKEAAPTTRAAPPPPASLAKEAHKYFDHAVVTVRAGDGGHGAVLAMPPAPSADAAKPRGRFNRVEKKSKKVSYKRNYDGSVALPTGGHGGDVVVYADEAEETLLRFHEKARYCAKRGGNVGAAGGTLSSRMHSGFAGETLRIPVPVGTVVKRKKGTVLADLDHPGDEVLVARGGQGGISLIDVPEYRRRKAMALSPNIIRDASDKVLTHGQPGEEVSLELILRVVADVGLVGLPNAGKSTLLSAITLARPDIADYPFTTLMPNLGRLGGDPALGALQFSSEATLADLPGLIEGAHLGKELRMYNPQYLERPYVVVLNKIDLPKAHDRLSSLALEISSIGCEEAHNKNDINDTRNANISKHQVPLDAEVEGSEKELEDYPRPQAVVAASVLRHIGIDEMLKEIRAALRKCFDHKLPEP encoded by the exons ATGGCGCTTCTCCTCCACCCCCGCCTCCCCTCCCACCCTCCCCGCGCGGCCACCCAGCACCACCCCGCCATCTCGGACGGCTCTTGCCTCgttcccctccccggccttgcgtGGAAGCGAATGCCGTTCGCGGTCACGTGCCGGGCGGCAAGGGTCAAGGAGGCCGCTCCGAccacgcgcgccgccccgcccccgccggcgtCGCTGGCGAAGGAGGCGCACAAGTACTTCGACCACGCCGTGGTCACGGTCCgcgcgggcgacggcgggcaCGGCGCCGTGCTCGCCATGCCGCCCGCGCCATCCGCCGACGCCGCCAAGCCCCGCGGCAGGTTTAACAGGGTCGAGAAGAAGAGCAAGAAGGTGTCGTACAAGCGGAACTACGACGGGTCGGTGGCGCTGCCTACGGGCGGGCACGGTGGCGATGTCGTGGTTTACGCCGACGAGGCCGAGGAGACACTGCTGCGGTTCCATGAGAAGGCGCGGTACTGTGCCAAGAGGGGCGGGAACGTGGGCGCCGCCGGTGGCACGCTGAGCTCGCGGATGCACAGCGGGTTCGCCGGGGAGACGCTCAGGATACCCGTGCCTGTAG GAACTGTTGTGAAGCGCAAGAAGGGGACTGTTCTTGCTGATTTGGATCATCCCGGTGATGAAGTGCTCGTTGCTAGGGGTGGACAGGGCGGG ATCAGCTTGATAGATGTGCCTGAGTACAGGAGGAGGAAAGCCATGGCTTTATCACCAAACATCATTCGTGATGCTAGTGACAAG GTATTAACTCATGGTCAACCTGGTGAGGAAGTAAGCTTGGAGTTAATCTTAAGGGTAGTTGCTGATGTTGGCCTTGTG GGACTTCCAAATGCTGGAAAGTCAACACTTCTATCGGCTATAACTCTTGCAAGACCAGACATTGCCGATTATCCATTCACTACATTAATGCCAAATCTTGGCCGGCTTGGTGGAGATCCTGCTTTAGGGGCGCTGCAGTTTTCCTCGGAAGCAACATTGGCAGATCTGCCAGGTCTGATTGAGGGCGCTCATCTGGGAAAG GAATTAAGGATGTATAACCCCCAATACCTAGAGCGACCTTATGTTGTGGTTCTGAACAAGATTGATCTTCCTAAG GCCCATGATAGGCTATCATCACTGGCTTTGGAAATATCTTCAATTGGATGTGAAGAAGCCCATAACAAAAATGACATCAATGATACCAGAAATGCAAACATAAGCAAACATCAGGTTCCATTGGACGCTGAAGTTGAAGGCAGCGAAAAGGAACTTGAGGACTATCCAAGACCTCAAGCTGTTGTTGCTGCAAGCGTATT GAGGCACATTGGGATCGATGAGATGCTGAAGGAGATAAGGGCAGCCCTGAGAAAATGCTTTGATCACAAATTGCCAGAGCCATGA
- the LOC112875395 gene encoding protein RTE1-HOMOLOG, whose translation MENDRSQLGQIDPRRARFPCCIVWTPIPFITWVVPFIGHIGICREDGVILDFAGPNFISVDNFAFGAVARYIQVNCDECYKLLEAEGDATWDGALKKGTQEFQNRNYNLFTCNCHSFVVNNLNRLFYSGHDKWNVVSLAAVMFLRGRWVSTASVLKTFLPFAVVLSIGTLLGSMTFLIGIVAFAAVMTGWFLVGTYCIKGLIEL comes from the exons ATGGAAAATGACAGAAGCCAGCTTGGTCAGATCGACCCAAGAAGAGCCCGCTTTCCTTGTTGCATCGTATGGACTCCAATACCCTTCATCACATGGGTGGTGCCATTTATCGGTCACATTGGTATCTGCAGAGAAGATGGTGTGATTCTGGACTTCGCTGGTCCAAATTTTATATCAGTTGACAACTTTGCATTTGGAGCTGTTGCACGCTACATTCAAGTAAACTGCGATGAG TGCTATAAGCTTCTTGAAGCTGAAGGAGATGCCACGTGGGACGGTGCACTGAAGAAAGGTACGCAGGAGTTCCAGAACAGGAACTACAACCTGTTCACCTGCAACTGCCACTCCTTTGTTGTGAACAATCTGAACCGTCTGTTTTACTCGGGCCACGACAAATGGAACGTGGTCAGCCTAGCTGCGGTGATGTTTTTACGAGGCCGCTGGGTGAGCACGGCGTCTGTTCTGAAGACCTTCTTACCTTTCGCCGTTGTTCTCTCCATCGGTACCCTCCTTGGCAGCATGACATTCCTGATTGGCATTGTGGCTTTTGCCGCAGTGATGACTGGCTGGTTCCTTGTGGGCACCTACTGCATCAAAGGCCTCATAGAGTTGTGA